A window of the Cynocephalus volans isolate mCynVol1 chromosome 10, mCynVol1.pri, whole genome shotgun sequence genome harbors these coding sequences:
- the NKPD1 gene encoding NTPase KAP family P-loop domain-containing protein 1 isoform X2 yields MVAELWAQDPDPGPGGPWPDPPASAWPKCLPLPHQAAPGDAYLREELDALKFLCKGLWVAVFQKQMDGLCPSHQHQGASHTWTCAWALPPRGLMRGHKELSSPSHPRSCPATMHKHYNIHFSKATWTPTERYFWDPELGHQKDILTEDDVYCSCLAKTLCHVPVPVTVGFYAPFGCRLHMMLDKITALMQQEAAQREAEELRRVQWRPRPVRGWGVPRLLWYLVFLQPVITEVHLRRKNVQFLFIRFSAWQYAGTDKLWAGLVTTLCEGIRHHYGALPFSVYSVLGNKPVTTPSFCQREWHCRRRVCLALLALLAALSLGVGLLYLSLSARAPGHGSPSGSLLKVFGGAATTLSGSGLLMAVYSVGKHLFVSQRKKIERLVSREKFGSQLGFMCEVKKEVELLTDFLCFLEIYQRRRLRIVLEVTGLDTCYPERVVGVLNAINTLLSDSHAPFIFILVVDPSILAACLESAGNMKGTADNGYLFLNRTVTLPFSVPVMGRRTKLQFLHDAVQSRDDLLYREITRKLRLPAGGGDGGGGEGAQLLVGDTPAAGAERTQGRIDAEAARRIQEALFCLHDERDCLYEYVPDNVVSMRRIVNTVPITVRLLQQQQQQLSDCMGPTPRQAVAWVVLANQWPCRLSWALQCLEDRQQAGGAPEGRARLWDVFRDNSRELHTMTKALQNVLDLDGDPELFARFLGADFPFTVAEAQSLLRCTVNLDHSIRRRMGLLRAVSALKPPSSPKSPARDAPHAANGANNPSGTSPSGHAAGQASDAHCTGDWAHGGKPKSAA; encoded by the exons ATGGTGGCGGAGCTGTGGGCTCAAGACCCCGACCCCGGCCCGGGG GGCCCCTGGCCTGACCCCCCAGCATCAGCCTGGCCCAAATGTCTGCCCCTGCCCCACCAGGCTGCCCCAGGAGATGCTTACCTTCGGGAGGAGCTGGATGCCCTCAAGTTCCTGTGCAAAGGCCTGTGGGTAGCTGTGTTCCAAAAGCAGATGGACGGCCTCTGCCCCAGTCACCAG CATCAGGGAGCATCACATACCTGGACTTGTGCCTGGGCTCTGCCACCCCGCGGCCTAATGAGG GGTCACAAGGAGctgtcctctccctcccaccccaggagCTGCCCAGCCACCATGCACAAACACTACAACATCCACTTTTCCAAGGCCACCTGGACCCCCACTGAGCGCTACTTCTGGGACCCAGAATTGGGACACCAAAAAG ACATCCTGACAGAGGATGATGTCTACTGCAGCTGCCTGGCCAAGACTCtctgccatgtgccagtccctgtGACTGTGGGTTTCTACGCTCCCTTTGGCTGCCGCCTGCACATGATGCTGGACAAGATCACAG CGCTGATGCAGCAGGAGGCGGCGCAGCGCGAGGCGGAGGAGCTGCGGCGCGTGCAGTGGCGGCCGCGGCCGGTGCGCGGCTGGGGCGTCCCGCGGCTGCTGTGGTACCTGGTGTTCCTGCAGCCCGTCATCACCGAGGTGCACCTGCGGCGCAAGAACGTGCAGTTCCTCTTCATCCGCTTCAGCGCCTGGCAGTACGCGGGCACCGACAAGCTGTGGGCTGGCCTGGTGACCACGCTGTGCGAGGGCATCCGCCACCACTACGGCGCGCTGCCCTTCAGCGTGTACTCGGTGCTGGGCAACAAGCCGGTCACCACGCCGAGCTTCTGCCAGCGCGAGTGGCACTGCCGGCGCCGCGTGTGCCTGGCGCTGCTGGCGCTGCTGGCGGCGCTCAGCCTCGGCGTGGGCCTGCTCTACCTGTCCCTGAGCGCCCGGGCGCCGGGCCACGGCAGTCCGAGCGGCAGCCTGCTCAAGGTGTTTGGCGGCGCGGCCACCACGCTGTCAGGCTCGGGGCTGCTCATGGCCGTGTACTCGGTGGGCAAGCACCTGTTCGTGAGCCAGCGCAAGAAGATCGAGCGGCTGGTGTCGCGCGAGAAGTTCGGCAGCCAGCTGGGCTTCATGTGCGAGGTGAAGAAGGAGGTGGAGCTGCTCACCGACTTCCTGTGCTTCCTGGAGATCTACCAGCGGCGCCGGCTGCGCATCGTGCTCGAGGTCACCGGGCTGGACACGTGCTACCCGGAGCGCGTGGTGGGCGTGCTCAACGCCATAAACACCTTGCTGTCCGACAGCCACGCGCCCTTCATCTTCATCCTGGTGGTGGACCCCAGCATCCTGGCCGCGTGCCTCGAGAGCGCTGGCAACATGAAGGGCACGGCCGACAACGGCTACCTCTTCCTCAACCGCACCGTCACGCTGCCCTTCTCCGTGCCGGTCATGGGCCGCCGCACCAAGCTGCAGTTCCTGCACGACGCCGTGCAGAGCCGCGACGACCTGCTCTACCGCGAGATCACGCGCAAGCTGCGGCTGCCGGCGGGCGGCGGGGACGGCGGGGGCGGGGAGGGCGCGCAGCTGCTCGTTGGGGACACGCCGGCGGCGGGCGCCGAGCGCACGCAGGGCCGCATCGACGCCGAGGCGGCGCGCCGCATCCAGGAGGCGCTCTTTTGCCTGCACGACGAGCGCGACTGCCTCTACGAGTACGTGCCGGACAATGTGGTGTCCATGCGACGCATCGTCAACACCGTGCCCATCACCGTGCGcctgctgcagcagcagcagcagcagctgagcGACTGCATGGGCCCCACGCCGCGCCAGGCCGTGGCTTGGGTGGTGCTCGCCAACCAGTGGCCGTGCCGCCTGAGCTGGGCGCTGCAGTGCCTGGAGGACCGGCAGCAGGCCGGGGGCGCGCCCGAGGGCCGCGCGCGCCTCTGGGACGTGTTCCGCGATAACAGCCGCGAGCTGCACACCATGACCAAGGCTTTGCAGAATGTGCTCGACCTGGACGGCGACCCTGAGCTCTTCGCGCGCTTTCTGGGCGCCGACTTCCCCTTCACCGTGGCGGAGGCGCAGAGTCTGCTGCGCTGCACCGTCAACCTGGACCACTCCATCCGCCGCCGCATGGGCCTCCTCCGTGCCGTCAGCGCGCTCAAGCCGCCCAGTTCGCCCAAGTCCCCCGCCCGTGACGCCCCCCACGCCGCCAACGGAGCCAACAACCCCTCAGGGACCTCTCCATCTGGCCATGCCGCGGGGCAGGCCAGCGATGCCCACTGCACCGGGGACTGGGCCCACGGAGGCAAGCCAAAGTCGGCAGCCTGA
- the NKPD1 gene encoding NTPase KAP family P-loop domain-containing protein 1 isoform X3, with the protein MVAELWAQDPDPGPGAAPGDAYLREELDALKFLCKGLWVAVFQKQMDGLCPSHQHQGASHTWTCAWALPPRGLMRGHKELSSPSHPRSCPATMHKHYNIHFSKATWTPTERYFWDPELGHQKDILTEDDVYCSCLAKTLCHVPVPVTVGFYAPFGCRLHMMLDKITALMQQEAAQREAEELRRVQWRPRPVRGWGVPRLLWYLVFLQPVITEVHLRRKNVQFLFIRFSAWQYAGTDKLWAGLVTTLCEGIRHHYGALPFSVYSVLGNKPVTTPSFCQREWHCRRRVCLALLALLAALSLGVGLLYLSLSARAPGHGSPSGSLLKVFGGAATTLSGSGLLMAVYSVGKHLFVSQRKKIERLVSREKFGSQLGFMCEVKKEVELLTDFLCFLEIYQRRRLRIVLEVTGLDTCYPERVVGVLNAINTLLSDSHAPFIFILVVDPSILAACLESAGNMKGTADNGYLFLNRTVTLPFSVPVMGRRTKLQFLHDAVQSRDDLLYREITRKLRLPAGGGDGGGGEGAQLLVGDTPAAGAERTQGRIDAEAARRIQEALFCLHDERDCLYEYVPDNVVSMRRIVNTVPITVRLLQQQQQQLSDCMGPTPRQAVAWVVLANQWPCRLSWALQCLEDRQQAGGAPEGRARLWDVFRDNSRELHTMTKALQNVLDLDGDPELFARFLGADFPFTVAEAQSLLRCTVNLDHSIRRRMGLLRAVSALKPPSSPKSPARDAPHAANGANNPSGTSPSGHAAGQASDAHCTGDWAHGGKPKSAA; encoded by the exons ATGGTGGCGGAGCTGTGGGCTCAAGACCCCGACCCCGGCCCGGGG GCTGCCCCAGGAGATGCTTACCTTCGGGAGGAGCTGGATGCCCTCAAGTTCCTGTGCAAAGGCCTGTGGGTAGCTGTGTTCCAAAAGCAGATGGACGGCCTCTGCCCCAGTCACCAG CATCAGGGAGCATCACATACCTGGACTTGTGCCTGGGCTCTGCCACCCCGCGGCCTAATGAGG GGTCACAAGGAGctgtcctctccctcccaccccaggagCTGCCCAGCCACCATGCACAAACACTACAACATCCACTTTTCCAAGGCCACCTGGACCCCCACTGAGCGCTACTTCTGGGACCCAGAATTGGGACACCAAAAAG ACATCCTGACAGAGGATGATGTCTACTGCAGCTGCCTGGCCAAGACTCtctgccatgtgccagtccctgtGACTGTGGGTTTCTACGCTCCCTTTGGCTGCCGCCTGCACATGATGCTGGACAAGATCACAG CGCTGATGCAGCAGGAGGCGGCGCAGCGCGAGGCGGAGGAGCTGCGGCGCGTGCAGTGGCGGCCGCGGCCGGTGCGCGGCTGGGGCGTCCCGCGGCTGCTGTGGTACCTGGTGTTCCTGCAGCCCGTCATCACCGAGGTGCACCTGCGGCGCAAGAACGTGCAGTTCCTCTTCATCCGCTTCAGCGCCTGGCAGTACGCGGGCACCGACAAGCTGTGGGCTGGCCTGGTGACCACGCTGTGCGAGGGCATCCGCCACCACTACGGCGCGCTGCCCTTCAGCGTGTACTCGGTGCTGGGCAACAAGCCGGTCACCACGCCGAGCTTCTGCCAGCGCGAGTGGCACTGCCGGCGCCGCGTGTGCCTGGCGCTGCTGGCGCTGCTGGCGGCGCTCAGCCTCGGCGTGGGCCTGCTCTACCTGTCCCTGAGCGCCCGGGCGCCGGGCCACGGCAGTCCGAGCGGCAGCCTGCTCAAGGTGTTTGGCGGCGCGGCCACCACGCTGTCAGGCTCGGGGCTGCTCATGGCCGTGTACTCGGTGGGCAAGCACCTGTTCGTGAGCCAGCGCAAGAAGATCGAGCGGCTGGTGTCGCGCGAGAAGTTCGGCAGCCAGCTGGGCTTCATGTGCGAGGTGAAGAAGGAGGTGGAGCTGCTCACCGACTTCCTGTGCTTCCTGGAGATCTACCAGCGGCGCCGGCTGCGCATCGTGCTCGAGGTCACCGGGCTGGACACGTGCTACCCGGAGCGCGTGGTGGGCGTGCTCAACGCCATAAACACCTTGCTGTCCGACAGCCACGCGCCCTTCATCTTCATCCTGGTGGTGGACCCCAGCATCCTGGCCGCGTGCCTCGAGAGCGCTGGCAACATGAAGGGCACGGCCGACAACGGCTACCTCTTCCTCAACCGCACCGTCACGCTGCCCTTCTCCGTGCCGGTCATGGGCCGCCGCACCAAGCTGCAGTTCCTGCACGACGCCGTGCAGAGCCGCGACGACCTGCTCTACCGCGAGATCACGCGCAAGCTGCGGCTGCCGGCGGGCGGCGGGGACGGCGGGGGCGGGGAGGGCGCGCAGCTGCTCGTTGGGGACACGCCGGCGGCGGGCGCCGAGCGCACGCAGGGCCGCATCGACGCCGAGGCGGCGCGCCGCATCCAGGAGGCGCTCTTTTGCCTGCACGACGAGCGCGACTGCCTCTACGAGTACGTGCCGGACAATGTGGTGTCCATGCGACGCATCGTCAACACCGTGCCCATCACCGTGCGcctgctgcagcagcagcagcagcagctgagcGACTGCATGGGCCCCACGCCGCGCCAGGCCGTGGCTTGGGTGGTGCTCGCCAACCAGTGGCCGTGCCGCCTGAGCTGGGCGCTGCAGTGCCTGGAGGACCGGCAGCAGGCCGGGGGCGCGCCCGAGGGCCGCGCGCGCCTCTGGGACGTGTTCCGCGATAACAGCCGCGAGCTGCACACCATGACCAAGGCTTTGCAGAATGTGCTCGACCTGGACGGCGACCCTGAGCTCTTCGCGCGCTTTCTGGGCGCCGACTTCCCCTTCACCGTGGCGGAGGCGCAGAGTCTGCTGCGCTGCACCGTCAACCTGGACCACTCCATCCGCCGCCGCATGGGCCTCCTCCGTGCCGTCAGCGCGCTCAAGCCGCCCAGTTCGCCCAAGTCCCCCGCCCGTGACGCCCCCCACGCCGCCAACGGAGCCAACAACCCCTCAGGGACCTCTCCATCTGGCCATGCCGCGGGGCAGGCCAGCGATGCCCACTGCACCGGGGACTGGGCCCACGGAGGCAAGCCAAAGTCGGCAGCCTGA
- the NKPD1 gene encoding NTPase KAP family P-loop domain-containing protein 1 isoform X1, translated as MTQDKALSSRPGAEQVGPWPDPPASAWPKCLPLPHQAAPGDAYLREELDALKFLCKGLWVAVFQKQMDGLCPSHQHQGASHTWTCAWALPPRGLMRGHKELSSPSHPRSCPATMHKHYNIHFSKATWTPTERYFWDPELGHQKDILTEDDVYCSCLAKTLCHVPVPVTVGFYAPFGCRLHMMLDKITALMQQEAAQREAEELRRVQWRPRPVRGWGVPRLLWYLVFLQPVITEVHLRRKNVQFLFIRFSAWQYAGTDKLWAGLVTTLCEGIRHHYGALPFSVYSVLGNKPVTTPSFCQREWHCRRRVCLALLALLAALSLGVGLLYLSLSARAPGHGSPSGSLLKVFGGAATTLSGSGLLMAVYSVGKHLFVSQRKKIERLVSREKFGSQLGFMCEVKKEVELLTDFLCFLEIYQRRRLRIVLEVTGLDTCYPERVVGVLNAINTLLSDSHAPFIFILVVDPSILAACLESAGNMKGTADNGYLFLNRTVTLPFSVPVMGRRTKLQFLHDAVQSRDDLLYREITRKLRLPAGGGDGGGGEGAQLLVGDTPAAGAERTQGRIDAEAARRIQEALFCLHDERDCLYEYVPDNVVSMRRIVNTVPITVRLLQQQQQQLSDCMGPTPRQAVAWVVLANQWPCRLSWALQCLEDRQQAGGAPEGRARLWDVFRDNSRELHTMTKALQNVLDLDGDPELFARFLGADFPFTVAEAQSLLRCTVNLDHSIRRRMGLLRAVSALKPPSSPKSPARDAPHAANGANNPSGTSPSGHAAGQASDAHCTGDWAHGGKPKSAA; from the exons ATGACTCAGGATAAAGCCCTTAGCTCAAGGCCTGGCGCAGAGCAAGTG GGCCCCTGGCCTGACCCCCCAGCATCAGCCTGGCCCAAATGTCTGCCCCTGCCCCACCAGGCTGCCCCAGGAGATGCTTACCTTCGGGAGGAGCTGGATGCCCTCAAGTTCCTGTGCAAAGGCCTGTGGGTAGCTGTGTTCCAAAAGCAGATGGACGGCCTCTGCCCCAGTCACCAG CATCAGGGAGCATCACATACCTGGACTTGTGCCTGGGCTCTGCCACCCCGCGGCCTAATGAGG GGTCACAAGGAGctgtcctctccctcccaccccaggagCTGCCCAGCCACCATGCACAAACACTACAACATCCACTTTTCCAAGGCCACCTGGACCCCCACTGAGCGCTACTTCTGGGACCCAGAATTGGGACACCAAAAAG ACATCCTGACAGAGGATGATGTCTACTGCAGCTGCCTGGCCAAGACTCtctgccatgtgccagtccctgtGACTGTGGGTTTCTACGCTCCCTTTGGCTGCCGCCTGCACATGATGCTGGACAAGATCACAG CGCTGATGCAGCAGGAGGCGGCGCAGCGCGAGGCGGAGGAGCTGCGGCGCGTGCAGTGGCGGCCGCGGCCGGTGCGCGGCTGGGGCGTCCCGCGGCTGCTGTGGTACCTGGTGTTCCTGCAGCCCGTCATCACCGAGGTGCACCTGCGGCGCAAGAACGTGCAGTTCCTCTTCATCCGCTTCAGCGCCTGGCAGTACGCGGGCACCGACAAGCTGTGGGCTGGCCTGGTGACCACGCTGTGCGAGGGCATCCGCCACCACTACGGCGCGCTGCCCTTCAGCGTGTACTCGGTGCTGGGCAACAAGCCGGTCACCACGCCGAGCTTCTGCCAGCGCGAGTGGCACTGCCGGCGCCGCGTGTGCCTGGCGCTGCTGGCGCTGCTGGCGGCGCTCAGCCTCGGCGTGGGCCTGCTCTACCTGTCCCTGAGCGCCCGGGCGCCGGGCCACGGCAGTCCGAGCGGCAGCCTGCTCAAGGTGTTTGGCGGCGCGGCCACCACGCTGTCAGGCTCGGGGCTGCTCATGGCCGTGTACTCGGTGGGCAAGCACCTGTTCGTGAGCCAGCGCAAGAAGATCGAGCGGCTGGTGTCGCGCGAGAAGTTCGGCAGCCAGCTGGGCTTCATGTGCGAGGTGAAGAAGGAGGTGGAGCTGCTCACCGACTTCCTGTGCTTCCTGGAGATCTACCAGCGGCGCCGGCTGCGCATCGTGCTCGAGGTCACCGGGCTGGACACGTGCTACCCGGAGCGCGTGGTGGGCGTGCTCAACGCCATAAACACCTTGCTGTCCGACAGCCACGCGCCCTTCATCTTCATCCTGGTGGTGGACCCCAGCATCCTGGCCGCGTGCCTCGAGAGCGCTGGCAACATGAAGGGCACGGCCGACAACGGCTACCTCTTCCTCAACCGCACCGTCACGCTGCCCTTCTCCGTGCCGGTCATGGGCCGCCGCACCAAGCTGCAGTTCCTGCACGACGCCGTGCAGAGCCGCGACGACCTGCTCTACCGCGAGATCACGCGCAAGCTGCGGCTGCCGGCGGGCGGCGGGGACGGCGGGGGCGGGGAGGGCGCGCAGCTGCTCGTTGGGGACACGCCGGCGGCGGGCGCCGAGCGCACGCAGGGCCGCATCGACGCCGAGGCGGCGCGCCGCATCCAGGAGGCGCTCTTTTGCCTGCACGACGAGCGCGACTGCCTCTACGAGTACGTGCCGGACAATGTGGTGTCCATGCGACGCATCGTCAACACCGTGCCCATCACCGTGCGcctgctgcagcagcagcagcagcagctgagcGACTGCATGGGCCCCACGCCGCGCCAGGCCGTGGCTTGGGTGGTGCTCGCCAACCAGTGGCCGTGCCGCCTGAGCTGGGCGCTGCAGTGCCTGGAGGACCGGCAGCAGGCCGGGGGCGCGCCCGAGGGCCGCGCGCGCCTCTGGGACGTGTTCCGCGATAACAGCCGCGAGCTGCACACCATGACCAAGGCTTTGCAGAATGTGCTCGACCTGGACGGCGACCCTGAGCTCTTCGCGCGCTTTCTGGGCGCCGACTTCCCCTTCACCGTGGCGGAGGCGCAGAGTCTGCTGCGCTGCACCGTCAACCTGGACCACTCCATCCGCCGCCGCATGGGCCTCCTCCGTGCCGTCAGCGCGCTCAAGCCGCCCAGTTCGCCCAAGTCCCCCGCCCGTGACGCCCCCCACGCCGCCAACGGAGCCAACAACCCCTCAGGGACCTCTCCATCTGGCCATGCCGCGGGGCAGGCCAGCGATGCCCACTGCACCGGGGACTGGGCCCACGGAGGCAAGCCAAAGTCGGCAGCCTGA
- the NKPD1 gene encoding NTPase KAP family P-loop domain-containing protein 1 isoform X4, with translation MHKHYNIHFSKATWTPTERYFWDPELGHQKDILTEDDVYCSCLAKTLCHVPVPVTVGFYAPFGCRLHMMLDKITALMQQEAAQREAEELRRVQWRPRPVRGWGVPRLLWYLVFLQPVITEVHLRRKNVQFLFIRFSAWQYAGTDKLWAGLVTTLCEGIRHHYGALPFSVYSVLGNKPVTTPSFCQREWHCRRRVCLALLALLAALSLGVGLLYLSLSARAPGHGSPSGSLLKVFGGAATTLSGSGLLMAVYSVGKHLFVSQRKKIERLVSREKFGSQLGFMCEVKKEVELLTDFLCFLEIYQRRRLRIVLEVTGLDTCYPERVVGVLNAINTLLSDSHAPFIFILVVDPSILAACLESAGNMKGTADNGYLFLNRTVTLPFSVPVMGRRTKLQFLHDAVQSRDDLLYREITRKLRLPAGGGDGGGGEGAQLLVGDTPAAGAERTQGRIDAEAARRIQEALFCLHDERDCLYEYVPDNVVSMRRIVNTVPITVRLLQQQQQQLSDCMGPTPRQAVAWVVLANQWPCRLSWALQCLEDRQQAGGAPEGRARLWDVFRDNSRELHTMTKALQNVLDLDGDPELFARFLGADFPFTVAEAQSLLRCTVNLDHSIRRRMGLLRAVSALKPPSSPKSPARDAPHAANGANNPSGTSPSGHAAGQASDAHCTGDWAHGGKPKSAA, from the exons ATGCACAAACACTACAACATCCACTTTTCCAAGGCCACCTGGACCCCCACTGAGCGCTACTTCTGGGACCCAGAATTGGGACACCAAAAAG ACATCCTGACAGAGGATGATGTCTACTGCAGCTGCCTGGCCAAGACTCtctgccatgtgccagtccctgtGACTGTGGGTTTCTACGCTCCCTTTGGCTGCCGCCTGCACATGATGCTGGACAAGATCACAG CGCTGATGCAGCAGGAGGCGGCGCAGCGCGAGGCGGAGGAGCTGCGGCGCGTGCAGTGGCGGCCGCGGCCGGTGCGCGGCTGGGGCGTCCCGCGGCTGCTGTGGTACCTGGTGTTCCTGCAGCCCGTCATCACCGAGGTGCACCTGCGGCGCAAGAACGTGCAGTTCCTCTTCATCCGCTTCAGCGCCTGGCAGTACGCGGGCACCGACAAGCTGTGGGCTGGCCTGGTGACCACGCTGTGCGAGGGCATCCGCCACCACTACGGCGCGCTGCCCTTCAGCGTGTACTCGGTGCTGGGCAACAAGCCGGTCACCACGCCGAGCTTCTGCCAGCGCGAGTGGCACTGCCGGCGCCGCGTGTGCCTGGCGCTGCTGGCGCTGCTGGCGGCGCTCAGCCTCGGCGTGGGCCTGCTCTACCTGTCCCTGAGCGCCCGGGCGCCGGGCCACGGCAGTCCGAGCGGCAGCCTGCTCAAGGTGTTTGGCGGCGCGGCCACCACGCTGTCAGGCTCGGGGCTGCTCATGGCCGTGTACTCGGTGGGCAAGCACCTGTTCGTGAGCCAGCGCAAGAAGATCGAGCGGCTGGTGTCGCGCGAGAAGTTCGGCAGCCAGCTGGGCTTCATGTGCGAGGTGAAGAAGGAGGTGGAGCTGCTCACCGACTTCCTGTGCTTCCTGGAGATCTACCAGCGGCGCCGGCTGCGCATCGTGCTCGAGGTCACCGGGCTGGACACGTGCTACCCGGAGCGCGTGGTGGGCGTGCTCAACGCCATAAACACCTTGCTGTCCGACAGCCACGCGCCCTTCATCTTCATCCTGGTGGTGGACCCCAGCATCCTGGCCGCGTGCCTCGAGAGCGCTGGCAACATGAAGGGCACGGCCGACAACGGCTACCTCTTCCTCAACCGCACCGTCACGCTGCCCTTCTCCGTGCCGGTCATGGGCCGCCGCACCAAGCTGCAGTTCCTGCACGACGCCGTGCAGAGCCGCGACGACCTGCTCTACCGCGAGATCACGCGCAAGCTGCGGCTGCCGGCGGGCGGCGGGGACGGCGGGGGCGGGGAGGGCGCGCAGCTGCTCGTTGGGGACACGCCGGCGGCGGGCGCCGAGCGCACGCAGGGCCGCATCGACGCCGAGGCGGCGCGCCGCATCCAGGAGGCGCTCTTTTGCCTGCACGACGAGCGCGACTGCCTCTACGAGTACGTGCCGGACAATGTGGTGTCCATGCGACGCATCGTCAACACCGTGCCCATCACCGTGCGcctgctgcagcagcagcagcagcagctgagcGACTGCATGGGCCCCACGCCGCGCCAGGCCGTGGCTTGGGTGGTGCTCGCCAACCAGTGGCCGTGCCGCCTGAGCTGGGCGCTGCAGTGCCTGGAGGACCGGCAGCAGGCCGGGGGCGCGCCCGAGGGCCGCGCGCGCCTCTGGGACGTGTTCCGCGATAACAGCCGCGAGCTGCACACCATGACCAAGGCTTTGCAGAATGTGCTCGACCTGGACGGCGACCCTGAGCTCTTCGCGCGCTTTCTGGGCGCCGACTTCCCCTTCACCGTGGCGGAGGCGCAGAGTCTGCTGCGCTGCACCGTCAACCTGGACCACTCCATCCGCCGCCGCATGGGCCTCCTCCGTGCCGTCAGCGCGCTCAAGCCGCCCAGTTCGCCCAAGTCCCCCGCCCGTGACGCCCCCCACGCCGCCAACGGAGCCAACAACCCCTCAGGGACCTCTCCATCTGGCCATGCCGCGGGGCAGGCCAGCGATGCCCACTGCACCGGGGACTGGGCCCACGGAGGCAAGCCAAAGTCGGCAGCCTGA